The genomic region CACTGAGAGTAAAAATTGGTGTGGCTCAGCATGACACCCTTGGGTTTTCCCGTGGTGCCCGACGTGTAGAGCAGGACCGCCGGTTGATCCATATCCACCGATTCGGCGGTGAAGGAATCGGAAGCCCCGGTCATGAGTGCGTTCAGCGAGACCGTATCCACGGGCTGCGCCCCGGAGCGGCCGCTTCGGGGCTGGCGCGCCACGTCGATTCCCTCTTTTTTTGCCGTTTCCTGATCAACCGAAAGATCTGCCCCGGCGATGATTCCCTTGCGGGACACTCCCTGGATCACCACCGTATCGGGAAGCTGATCTTTGGAGAGCATGTATTTCCCGGCGATTCTTCCCTCGGCCAACCCTGTCGCGTAGGCCAGGATGTCGGCGGCGTCACCCGAGGGGTTAAAGATGAGTCGCATTCCCCGGGAGCCGGGAGTCCTGGACTCCTCCTGTCGGGACGCCTCTTGCCGGGAATCCCTCTGCCGGGGAGTCCTGGGGGTCTTCCTGAAAAAATTGAAAGCCATCGTCTTGATCCTCCTCCCGGAGTCTTCCTCCGGAATCAGCGGGTACTCTCGGCGAGGAGAAACTCCTCGACCTCGTCGAAAAATATCGCCTCGGTCTGCTCGTCGATGGGGGGACTCAGGAGACTCACCACCACGTAGACCAGGGCGTTCACGGGAAGGGTAGGAATAACGGGGTGGAGATCAAAGAGCAGAACCCGGGCCCCCTGGGCATCTCGTACAATCAGACCCAGAATGAGATAGATCGTTCCCACCAGCGTGGCCGCTATGGCACCCTGTTTTGATCCTCGCTTCCAGAGAAGGCCTCCCACCAGAGCCGGCGCCCACTGGGCAAAGCCGGGCACGCTCACGTCGGTAAGATAGAGAGCCATCGCTTCCTGTCCCAGCCCCAGCTCAACAGCGGCGGTAACCAGAAGACTGGCCGCCACAATAGCTATTACGGCCCACCGGGCGATAGCTGTGATCTCCCGGTCTCCGGCATCGGGTTTGATCACCCCCTGCACCAGATCCCGTGCCACGAGAATGCTGGACATCATGAGTTGGACCGCAGCGGTGGAAATGGCCGCTGCAACCACCCCCATGAGGACAAAAACACCGAACCAGGGGGGCAGATAGGTTTGAATGATGGTTTGTACAATCCTGTCAGCCTCGGCAGCATCGGTTATTCCCGGCGCCACGGCAGGAGCCACCAGGGAACCCCAGATGAAAGGGATGATATAGAAGAAAAGTCCGCCCAGGGTGAAAATCAGCAAAGGGAACCACTTGAAGAGCTTTTTGTCGCGGGCCGTCATGGCACCAATGGTGATATGGGGCCACGAAAAGGCCAGAAGTCCCACAAGAAAGGTGCCAAAGATCAGCACCGGTGTGTAGGTCCCCTCCGGGCCGGGTGCTGCCAGTTTGGCTGGCTCTGCTTCAGCAATCCGGGCGGCCGCCTCGGCAAGGCCTCCCTGGGGAAAAAGCACCGCCACGATCCACAGGAGAGATCCCAGAAGCGCTGTCACGTAGACTGTTCCCAGGAAAATATTCACCCAGGCAACGATACGCATTCCCCCCAACAGCACCAGGACGATCAGCAGGACCGCCGTGTAGGCTGCGCCCACCCAGAGAGGGAGTCCGGTGAGCGCCTCAAACCCCCGTCCCACGCCCAGGGGCTGCACACCCACATAGGGAACAATGAAGGCCAGAATTGTCACCGAAAGGATGAGTCGCAGTGCTTTGGACTGATACCGCTCAGCCAGGAGCTCCACGGGGGAGAGAAACTGGTTGAGTTTTGCCAGGGCCCACAAGCGTGGCCCCAGGAACATATACAGGCCGGCAAAACCGGCAACAGATCCCCAGATGAAGAAGACGTACCCCGGACCTTCCCGGTAGAGAACTCCCGGGAAGCCGTAAAAGGTCCAACTTGAAGAGATGGCGAAGAGAACAAAGAAGAACATCACCACCACACCAATGGTTCGGCCGCCCAGCATGAAGTCCTCGGCCGTGCGGGCGGATATTTTGTATCCGTAGGCCGCCATGGCGATGATAATCAGACCGAAGAGGCCCAGGGCAAAGAGATCGAATGTCATAACGGTACCTCCCGAAGATCAGCGATAGGGCCAGAAAAAGAAAAAATAGACCACGTAGGCCACCAGCCAGGCCACCACAAAGGAGACGCCCGTAAAGAGGGGCATTGTCATCCATCCAAAAAACAGGATCGGTTCACCACCGGGGGGTAGTTCGAGCAATCCCGTGAACACTGTCGCTGCCAGGGCAACAATCGTTGCCAGAAGAAACAGGAGGTACACTCTCCCCGGGCCATGACCCAGCATTTCGCGCATGCCGCGCCTCCTTTTGAGATAAGGTGAATAGGTAAATTCAAACTACAGCGGACGGGGGGGCCTGTCAATAAAAAAGCGGTCAGTGACCGACAAAAATGCAGAAAAAAGCCCCCCTGAGCCCGGGGGGCGGTTGTATTCTTCCCCGGAAACCTCGAAATCCTCAGGAAATGGTCAGAAAAATCTCTCTGATCCGTTCCCGTTTGTCTCTGGGGCGGTGTTCGCTGGAGAGGGCCGATCCCTGGGTCCGGCAGTATTCGCTGGTGGCGATTCCCCAGCGCACCGCCTGGTGAAGGTCGCAGGCTTGTTCCCCCTGGTCCAGCTGCTCTGCCAGGGATGCTGCGAGAGCCCCCGTGAAGGGTTCCCAGTAGGCTGGCGCGGGCTGGGTGGTGAGGGTTGCTTCCAGGGGCAGAAAGGTCCCACCGGCGGTTCTGAAAAAGATGTCTCCTCCCGTGGCAACGATGATCACCGCCGACACCCCCAGGTGCAGGAAATTCTCCGCCGCTGCGGGTGCATCGGGCTGGCCCGTAAGGATCAGAGCCTGCTCTTCCGTGAGGAGTAGCAACTCCGTCGCGGCGCAGGTGAGGGGGAGATCCCCCAGGAGGGAGCCCTCCCGAGGCAGGAGCGTGTCCGATGCACTGTGGACAATCGTGAGGGCACCCGCCGAGCGGGCACGGTCCACCGCTTTGTGGAGGTCGGGCAGGAGCGGAGCCAGTGTGCCTGTTGCCTCAAAGGAGGTGATGGTGTGGTGATAAAAGGTCTCGGGGATATGGTTGAGGCAAAACTTTTCTGTTACTCCGGGGGTGTAGGTTGCTTCAGGGATATCCCTGGTTTCCTGGAGACCGGTCTCCTCCCGGGGCGGCTGGTTGTTCCGGGCAAAGTGCATCTGAGGCGTTTCCCCGGGGGTCTGAATAAAGTGATCCCAGTGGATCGATGTTCTGGAGAGGAGTTCCACCAGGCGGTTTCCGGCAGGGTCGTTCCCCCGAAGACCGTAGAGCGAAACGGGAAGGCCCCGGGGTCTCAGCAACTGCGCTGCGTGAAGAAGTGCCACTGCCACGGAGCCTCCCAGGATGCCCCGGGAGGGGTCCTGGCAGGCTTTCCGGGGGTATTCGAGATAGGGAGCCCCGATTCCCGCAATTGTCACATCCATGGGCACCTCACCGAGGCAGGTTTCCTTTGTTCCATGTTCATGTCTCCTCCCGGGCAGGTTCCGTGCAGGTCCCTGTCAGAGTTATGCGGTTGCAACCGAGTGACAGCTTACCATGGTTCGTACCGATTTTGGAGAGGACTTTCTCCGGTGATTATCCTGTCCCGGGAACTATCCTCTCCCGCCCGCCTCTTTTTCCCTGCGGGCGATCTTCTGCTGAATTTCTTCGTGGCGGGCCCGGGTAATGGGATAGAAATGAAGGATCACGATGCCTGCGATGAAACAAAGCGCCGGCAA from Alkalispirochaeta americana harbors:
- a CDS encoding carbohydrate kinase family protein; its protein translation is MDVTIAGIGAPYLEYPRKACQDPSRGILGGSVAVALLHAAQLLRPRGLPVSLYGLRGNDPAGNRLVELLSRTSIHWDHFIQTPGETPQMHFARNNQPPREETGLQETRDIPEATYTPGVTEKFCLNHIPETFYHHTITSFEATGTLAPLLPDLHKAVDRARSAGALTIVHSASDTLLPREGSLLGDLPLTCAATELLLLTEEQALILTGQPDAPAAAENFLHLGVSAVIIVATGGDIFFRTAGGTFLPLEATLTTQPAPAYWEPFTGALAASLAEQLDQGEQACDLHQAVRWGIATSEYCRTQGSALSSEHRPRDKRERIREIFLTIS
- a CDS encoding sodium:solute symporter family protein is translated as MTFDLFALGLFGLIIIAMAAYGYKISARTAEDFMLGGRTIGVVVMFFFVLFAISSSWTFYGFPGVLYREGPGYVFFIWGSVAGFAGLYMFLGPRLWALAKLNQFLSPVELLAERYQSKALRLILSVTILAFIVPYVGVQPLGVGRGFEALTGLPLWVGAAYTAVLLIVLVLLGGMRIVAWVNIFLGTVYVTALLGSLLWIVAVLFPQGGLAEAAARIAEAEPAKLAAPGPEGTYTPVLIFGTFLVGLLAFSWPHITIGAMTARDKKLFKWFPLLIFTLGGLFFYIIPFIWGSLVAPAVAPGITDAAEADRIVQTIIQTYLPPWFGVFVLMGVVAAAISTAAVQLMMSSILVARDLVQGVIKPDAGDREITAIARWAVIAIVAASLLVTAAVELGLGQEAMALYLTDVSVPGFAQWAPALVGGLLWKRGSKQGAIAATLVGTIYLILGLIVRDAQGARVLLFDLHPVIPTLPVNALVYVVVSLLSPPIDEQTEAIFFDEVEEFLLAESTR